GTATCCGTATTCCACTCGCCTGAACAAATATGGCTTCTCAGAGATTGCTCTACCTGTTTTTCGTACTTTTCACTAGCTTAATTGGTTGGTTGCAAGCTTATCAATTCAACGTGGGTGGACAAGAAGGTTGGGTCTCAAACCCTTCTGAGAGTTACAATCCCTGGGCTCAGAGAATGAGGTTTCAAGTCAATGACACTCTCTGTAAGTACATTAATTTCCCACATCTCCTTATTTGTATTATTACTACATCCCATGTTTATCAGGTTTGCTAGTACTATCAAGATAAGATGTGTAACGGTATCGGTGATATAcctattctcattttttttggcatgtACTAATAGTCTAATATCGGTCGATACGTagataaacaaattaaacaacaatGTCCAAGTCGAAAATCGAATAGTTTCATAGAAACTATGCCAGAATATAAAGGCAAATGCGATACGTAACGGCTGATATTAATTTAGATGTATGTATACATGcatctgtttgtttgtttgtttaattcTGGTCAGTTGGTGCTGTAGTATTCAAGTACATGAAAGGTTTGGACTCTGTTTTGGTGGTGACCAGAGAAGACTACGACAACTGCAATACGAAGGAACCCATCGTGAAAATGGACGGCGGTGATTCGGTTTTCAAACTAGATCGATCAGGTCCCTTCTACTTCATCAGCGGAAACAAAACCAATTGCCAAAAGGGTCAGAAGCTAATCGTCGTCGTTTTGGCCGTTCGGATTAAACCCGTATCGGCCAGAGCTCCGGCACCGGCACCATCCCCAGAATCCTTCTCACCAGCCCCGTCACCGTTTCTGGTTGCAAGACCTCCGTCGGCCGGAGCTCCAGCTCCGACTCCGGTAAGGTCTCATGCTCCCGTGATGACGCCGACAACTTCGCCGCCAACCTTAATGGCTCCTACTCCGTCGGCACTGGCTCCTCCGGTGGCGGTGGTTGCGCCGACGCCAGGTGGTAATACGGGGGACATGAATTCGCCGGAGGCGGCGCGTCATTCATCTGCTGCGGATTTCACGCGCTCGGTTATCTTCATGCAGTCGGCTACACTTGTCTTGAGTGTGTGCATGGGTATATGAACGTAatgtttttggtttcttgtttcaTACGGAGTATTTTGTTTTGCAGTTGTTTATTTCAGTTTGTCCTTGTGCAGTTATTTGTGCtgtgaaattattcaatagtccgcGTAGTGTTCCGAAtcactttacaaccacacattctcATGGGGTTCTCGATTAAGTGTATGAGAGCCCACATAACTATGTGTTTCTGGAGTGATCCGGTACACCACGTGATGGTGCTCCTAGACTATAGAATAATTACTcgtgtgttttctttttctagtaTTTGATTTTTGAGTTCCGCTTGATGAAAGTAAATGACCTTAATTTTCGTTTTCTGTTTCTTACTCGTATAATAAATGACTTGCAATAAGTAACCAATTAATAATTCATACTCCCTTGTTTCATTTGGTTATTCccttatttcattttgaaacgTCCTAAAGAAAAAGTGTTATAGATTTTCCAAACTAACCCATATATGATTTGAAATTAAATGCCCGCACTAGAATCCTGATAAGTAACCACACAACGGGTTACCATCTTACCCATAACCATAACACACGGTTTTACTCTTCATTGGCCTAATGGCTTGCATGTGTGAAATAGATAGATGGTCTGACGATACATAAAACAAGAAAGAGACTAAAATGGTCACAATTAGGTCGGGATGGTGTTGTGCGCACGGTGCTGCATGTGCACGAGAATAATCAGCAAATACAAGAAAATGGTTCTATAGCATGCTAGTGTTGCCAGAAATCATTCCAAAGGATGATGGTTGAAGAGCAAAACCTCTGTTTTCTATCTAAAACGTACAAAACAAGCGTTGAATATAAAGCCGTTGGATTATATATATGAATCAATTTTACTGAGAGCAAAACCTCTGTTTTTTTCATTCAGTTCTCGATGATCAGTCAAACTTAACTCTTTGATCGGCAAACGGATGATTTTTTTGACAATGCAAGTCTAAAAGTCTTCATTCTTATGCTATGTGAGGAATAAAGTACGGGGGACTACGTAACCTGCTCCTCTTGCAAGATACGAGATCTCTCCATATAGGGACCTCCATTCCGTTTTTAGATCGACGCACACTCTATGCGGGTTGACTAATTACCCTCTTGTTACCTATTTTTCCTCATAACAACGTCCTGGATTCCCTGCCCGTATGGCAATTTGTCACATAAGACCAACTTCCCCAAGTCTAGAAAGTACTTGGATCAAAGTTATACTTGTGGTGAATTACTAGGCTCGGCCACTGCATGTTGTTGGCCCGTTCGAACCACATGCATGTGCATGCTAGTCCTGCCATCCAACTAGTTCCTGTgtccataaccaaaaaaaaaaaacaccactaGTAGTACCATGTGTTTGTACCATGAACTAGGTTCAAATTATATTTCGAATTTTAAATTTGTAGGGAGAATATCCTAGGTAAGCAAGAGAATTTAAAATGTAAACTTTGCCTAAATTGCGGAAAACATTTTTCTCTGGTGTATTTGAGTTTGTGAAGGACAATTTGAAGGTTGTGCTACAAATCCTATGGGTAAACTTTGCTTGAAAAGCTACGGCCGCAATTATGTCTGAAGTTGTGATCgagagttttcttttcttttttgttttttgtcacacGTTATACATCAACGGGATCAGGAGAGTTAGTAAGTTAGCCCACAGAAAGTTCAAAGGCTGTCCATAGCCCCAAGCCCACAAACAACGGGGGTAGAACCCTCAAGCCCTTTGGTTGTGCTCAAGAGTTTTGTATGTACACTTAAGGCCGGCCTTGATCCCTTCGAGCGCTCAGCTGATCATGTCAATGTTTTTTGGTGCTGATCCTAATATGCATTTGTTTGTCGTGTGAGATCAGTGCTGAACCTATGCACATACTCGATTTTCATGTGAACGTACAAGATACTTTTCTCTGTGTGCAAAAGTGAAGTACTAGAGGTTAATTAACACATAGACCTTGCATGGAGTTAATCTAAAAAAAGGGTTATTACAGGTTTGTAATTTCACATAACAAGAACTAACACTTATGTATAAAATGTTAGCAATTTTTTGTTGGTGGGCCTacatagatcataaaattaaacattgtaCGTAGTTGAATAAGGCTTGAGTGATGTCGGTATTACCCATAAGGTTGTGATCGTTCAATTAATGTGACCCGGGTAATGGACACGTCTCTATTAGCATATATTTGGGTCATATCATGTGCGTTAAGTGGTGCAGGCTTATTTTATATGTAGAGAACAATTAAAAGGCTCAATATAGTTATATCTATTATGATGGGTTATGATGGAATCATAGTTTATAAATAGGTGGTCAAGGTCCCCACTCCAATCCTAGCCTCTTTTCTCATACCATCCAATCGTGTATGAGACTAAGGTCAAGATCAAGATAAGGGTTTTGGAGGCAGAAAATGAATTACCATAAGGTTTTTTTTCATCCTCTATAGCGACAGGTACGAATAcgatattattttcttcaatggTTTGACATGAGTtcttgggtttagggtttcttaTGAAATCCTACCTAAAAAGTTTTGAAGTGCCAAAATTGTTTCTTTAAAACTTCGCGTATATAGTGACAATAGATCAAAACCTTTtctttgccgttaaaaaaaaatttgacatagaGGGAGATCATGAGGTTTAAGTAGATAGTACGTAGCAGCAACATTCTTTTTTAAGTTTCGTTTggcttttaaaaaattgagatctCTGCAACAAGAAAATGCATAATAAAGTCTAAGGCCTACaacaaaagattaaaaaaaaaatttactaatttgtgacTTTGTGAGATAGATGATGCACTACCAATATGCACTCACCCTTCTAGAAAATTGTAGAAGACTCCCCTGCACCCCGCGGTGGCTCCTGTTGTGGGTTTTCTATAAGAGTTCGCTATACAataggaaatgattttgtcactctattTTTAGTTAACGTCGCTTTTTTGCAAGTGTAAATACACACTTGCAGGAGAGGGACATTAACAAAatagggagtggcaaaatcaacagcCTCTATAATAGTCGGGATGTTGAGtagcaaaaaagagagaaacttagtTACGGCATTGATTCTTTATGGAGTTAAGCGATCTCAATCGTCCGTTTCGACAATCAACAGCtgagatatatttttaatctttggccattaaaaaatatttcttacccgTAAAAGAAGATAAACTTTAATTCAaatcatccaaaatactttttgacTACCGAATTTGCGCAGCTATTTACGACCCTCCGTAAATAAAGAACTGTGCTACACAcagcaatttgtgcacagattgtccatagattttattgtggggtccactatggatcccatacaaatcatccaagccgttcattaaatgtaaaacattttttcaatggtCCTCgtgaaaaataagctcaatccaatacctataggtgcttcatccaaccatctaacttttcattcagattttcagataatgaaaagttatatgattggatcaagcacctataggtatcggattgagattattttttacagggacccttgaaaaaatgttttacatttaataaacgactCAGATGATTTGTATGAAACCCGTGATGGACCACACAACGAAatatgtgcacaatctgtgcacagattgtatgtgtgtatacTTTCTggtaaaataaattttcctcAGCGAAAACCCCCCAAGTCACCCACTTTCTCACTCTACGCAACAAACCAAAGAGAACCTGCAACAACAATGGTGGTATTAGCTGGAAACGGATTGAAAATGGCGACCAATTCAGGGGTATGCATACGGAGCAACCAAGTGGCAGAAACAAAGGCCTTCATATCTAATGTCTGCCGTCAATTCTACGACCTCGGTACCCTCTCTCTGTAACTTATGTTCATTATCCATGCCCATATATAGATAATGCATCGAAATCTTTCTTCATTCTTGTTGAATTCATCTTATTTTGTTCTTAGTTTGATTGTATCTGGGTTTTCTTTGTTGCTGTCCGAAGTGGCTTCAGTTGTTTGTTTGGGGGCGTTTGGACAGGTTTGCAAAAGGAAAGAATGGTTACAGAGGACATGTATGTAGTCCCTCCAAATGGGTCTAAACTTTCTTGGCCAATATCCAAGCCATACCCTCACAAACCACCAAAAAGTTCTGATTTTGCTCCTCTCTGTGTGAAGGTATACTCCACTTGTGGTATTAGTTTTGTCGTCTTCTCTATTTTCTCTTCATGTTTTTGTTGTGGATGTGTATTACAACTTGGTCATCTTTGAACCTTTGCGGAATAGGTTTCTTGGTTGTTGTGTTTATGTCTTGCTGGGATTGAAAAGGGTCTGAATTGAGTACCCATCTGGCCATCCATATGTTACAGGAGTAGATTTCTATTGTTGTGGAGTGCAATTATCTAGGCTTCAGTTACTATCCATGATGAATGAATTAATCTCCCTTTGAATAGTTCAACTTGTTTATTTACTCAAAAAATGTGGATTCTTCtgaattttgattttccaaCTGCTCTTTTGATGCTTTGCTCAGAAGttggaaaaaatagaaaaagaaagaagaatcaACATTATAgctcttttttgttcttctgCTTCACCAAGAGTTGAACACCTTTTCAACAAGAATCAATGGATTTATAGTAAGACCTCATATCCAAAAGAGAATTCCGttaatttgatccaaaattatCATGTATAGTGATTGGGTAACTAACACTAACTTACATAACCCTTTCGGCATTCAGTTTCCATGTATATACTGTATTAGACCAAAAAGGTTATATTCATTGCATTAACATGAATGTTGCTTCTATATCCTAACAATCATATCCTTAAGCGCAAAATTTTATGTGCTAACTCCTGTACTCATTAGCTAGTTTTCATTATGGGCCAGTTTCCTATAAATGTTGCGTTTTTATGCGTGTGATGATGTTATCAATGGCTACTGGTATAGCTGTATTCAGGTATTTGCTAgctttcattttgaactctgaAGCAAAAGAGTTACAGTACTCGGAACTGAGGGGAGCAATTGACTCCAGAACAGGACCTCTGGACCATTAAAATGATCTATACCGTCTGTGTTATATTACCCCAGAGAACCTTTCCAGAGCTTGGTCTCATGTTAAATTCTTCAAGACTAGTTATCATGTATGGTAAGGTCAAGTGCATAGTGCTTCTGACTTTTCAACCTTTCCCCATTGTGTTGTAGATTGAAGCGTATCCAAAAACAACAGTTATTCTGGTTCGGAAAATATCTGAGGGGGATTCTTGGATTAGTTCTAATACCTGATTTTGGGACCTTCGGATCATCTAAGGAAGATATGGACGACATTGAGCATCAGCATAGATCTTTTTTATTCTTGGCAAACGATTTGCTCGCCTTAACATGTTGTGCTATGTTGTATGTCCACGGAGTGACTTGTTCATCCTTTTATAAGCTCTGCTCTTCTGTCATGAGGATGAAGGCACTTGTAATGGCTTTGTATGTAGTTTCATATGTAATCTCCATGTACCAAAGAGAAATGATTTATCTCCAATTGACAACTTAATCCTacccttgatttttttgttttttctgacAACTTTATCTTCCAGGCTGAATGTTACCATTATGTCTTTGATGCTGCTATCAATCTTCATCCACTGGGTCTGGACTGTTCTACCAGAAATCATGGTCCAATTCCTAAGTCCAGAGGAGTTTTTGGTGGTCATCAAAATGTTGACATGTCTGTGAAGGCAGGGTCTCTTATATCACATAATGACAAGAAGCAGCAAAGAGTAAGTTCTTGAAGTATTCTCTGTATTATCACTTTTTTCTGGGAGTGTCATTGCGTTCTTTAATTCTAGTTCCGATCTTAACACGCATTatttgttaatattcttttttgCAGCTTTGCATTGTTCTGGACATTGAAGGGACCACCACTCCGATTTCATTTGTTACTGACGTTCTCTTTCCATATGCCCGTGAGAATGTAGGGAGGCATTTGGATTTGACATATGACTCTACAGAGACTCAAGACGACATCAAGTTGTTGCGATCTCAAGTGAGGCCTTCGTTTTCCATCTGTAGAGTGGCATTTAATACCCCAAATTTCCAAAGTGTATCTTTGAGAAATTTGTTATGTAAACCTTGTAGGGATTCATATTTTCTTCCTTACTCAAATGATCTTTTTACATTTGCGATTCTGGTTTGGTATCGTTAATTTTTATCATATATAATTCACCAACATGTACCTCAGCACATCATAGCGTTTTTCCTCTGTCGATATAGGAGAGCTATTGTGAGCATTCAGGaagatttttttcatttggagtgtcaaaatcatcaCCCTTATGTTAATGGATACGAATTTTCTCCAACAGTAGTAATAAAGTGAATGCAACTTCTATGTTCGTTTTCAGGTACACGATGACTTACAACAAGGAATTGCTGGCGCCGTGCCAATCCCTTCTAATGATGCAGGAAAAGAGGAGCTCATTGCAGCTTTGGTTGCTAACGTGCAAGCAATGATTAGAGCTGACCGGAAGATCACTGCCTTGAAACAATTGCAGGTGAGAACCATGGAACTTGTTGTGAAAATGCCTTCTCTTAATCTGGCTGCTGACATTTTAAGGATTCAGGGTCATATTTGGAGGACCGGATTCCAGAATAATGAAATAGAGGGGGTGGTTTTTGATGATGTGCCTGAAGCTCTTGAAAACTGGCACGCTTCGGGCATCAAGGTCAGTTTACATTCctccttttcttttggttttttatgATGTATACCTCCGACCTGTTTACGGTATACAGCTTTGTTTTCTGCTAGCTGTGCTTCTGTTCCCTTGCTCGTCAAGGAAAAGTCTGGAAGATCACAATCGTTTAGTTTCCTACCATAAAGTACTACTCGAAATGCTTACTCttgttgtgagagaaagaaggaaaagtgtatagggtgttaactaaccctaacacaggtgagctttatttatattatgcggcgactagttacataacataagcaaccaatgtgggactaagtccaactctattctaacactccccctcaagctggagaataaatatcacaaaatcccagcttgttacgtaacaactctaaacgtggtttaacTAGAGACTTGGTGAAGATATCTGCCAACTGAGCTCCTGTAGACACGAAAGGGGTAGCCAACAGGCCACTATCTATCTTCTCCCGAACAATATGACAATTTACCTCGatgtgtttggttctctcatgaaataccggattcgaagcgatatgtattgctgcctgattatcacaatacataggaataggtaACTGTACACCAAGCCCCAACTCCTCGAGCAAAGCTCTCAACCATACAATCTcgcatgtagtatgagccatggcacgatactctGCTTCAGCACTGGAACGAGCAaccacagtttgtttcttgctcttccaggtaactaaatttccaccaacaaaagtacagtacCCAGTTGTGGACCGTCTATCAGATGgtgatcctgcccaatcagcgTCGGTAAAGGCTTCGacacgcaaatgaccatttgaacgataaaacaagccacgtccaggatgagccttgagatacttcacaatacgaagacaagcttcccaatgtggaaaacgaggagctgacatgaactgacttaccatactgacagcaaatgagatatcaggccgtgtattggtgagataattcagcttgcctaccaagcgacgataactgtctggatgaggaaatatctccccctgatcaacacaCAATTTGACGTTTGGATCCATAGGAGTCTCCGCAGGCTTTGCTCCCAATAAAccagtctcctctagaatatctagCGTATACTTTCTTTGAGATAAACTGATCCCTTCCTTggatcttgctacctcaatacccaagaaatatcgtagcttacccaaatctttggtgtgaaactgacgctgtaagaactgtttcagctcatcaatacctttctgatcatccccagtaataatgatatcatccacatacacaatcaacactaCTCTTCCCCGATCTGACTGAATAGAGAAGACAGAATGATCAGAATGAGAGCGACGCATACCAAACTGCAACACAGCATcactaaacctgccaaaccaagctcgaggggACTGCTTAAGACCATAGAGGGCTTTGCGAAGGCGACACACTTGAGATCTTGGGACGGAGGAGGCGTGGTGGCTGGTACTTGTGGGGCTGTTAATACTTGTTGCCGACGAACATACACCTGCAAGGGAGGACCAGATGGTACACAAATAGGAaacacagactcagactcagaaaGGTCAACTGGAGTACTGTGACCCGAGTAAAAgggcaatgactcattaaatgtgacatcagcacaaacaaaatgacGACGAAGAGATGGTGAGTAACACTTATACCCTTTCTGAGTGCGTGAGTACCCCAGAAAAATACACCGAAttgaccgtggatcaagtttgtCCCGGTCAGGATCCAGAGCATGAACATAACAGGTGCACCCAAACACTcgtaagggtaatgagtggagagggcgACCAGGAAATAAAACGGTATGGGGTATCTAACCACCTAGAACGCTAGATGGCATACGATTGATCAAGTAACATACTGTAAGAACAGCATAACTCCAGTAAGACTTAGGAActtgcatttgaaataatagAGCACGCATAACCTCTGATAAATGCCTAATCTTGCGTtcggcaactccattttgttgtggagttcgagcgcaagaagattggtgaattataccatggtcatcaaaaaacttagaaagagaattatgaaaatattcacctgcattgtcagaacgaaatatacgaatgcaagtatcaaattgagttttgattt
The sequence above is drawn from the Rhododendron vialii isolate Sample 1 chromosome 6a, ASM3025357v1 genome and encodes:
- the LOC131329853 gene encoding probable bifunctional methylthioribulose-1-phosphate dehydratase/enolase-phosphatase E1 1 isoform X1; this translates as MVVLAGNGLKMATNSGVCIRSNQVAETKAFISNVCRQFYDLGLQKERMVTEDMYVVPPNGSKLSWPISKPYPHKPPKSSDFAPLCVKAECYHYVFDAAINLHPLGLDCSTRNHGPIPKSRGVFGGHQNVDMSVKAGSLISHNDKKQQRLCIVLDIEGTTTPISFVTDVLFPYARENVGRHLDLTYDSTETQDDIKLLRSQVHDDLQQGIAGAVPIPSNDAGKEELIAALVANVQAMIRADRKITALKQLQGHIWRTGFQNNEIEGVVFDDVPEALENWHASGIKVYIYSSGSRLAQRLIFGNTNYGDLRKYLCGFFDTRVGNKKETSSYVEISESLGVDKPSEILFVTDVYQEAIAAKAAGLEVIISVRPGNGPLPENHGFKTIQYFSEI
- the LOC131329853 gene encoding probable bifunctional methylthioribulose-1-phosphate dehydratase/enolase-phosphatase E1 1 isoform X2; translated protein: MVTEDMYVVPPNGSKLSWPISKPYPHKPPKSSDFAPLCVKAECYHYVFDAAINLHPLGLDCSTRNHGPIPKSRGVFGGHQNVDMSVKAGSLISHNDKKQQRLCIVLDIEGTTTPISFVTDVLFPYARENVGRHLDLTYDSTETQDDIKLLRSQVHDDLQQGIAGAVPIPSNDAGKEELIAALVANVQAMIRADRKITALKQLQGHIWRTGFQNNEIEGVVFDDVPEALENWHASGIKVYIYSSGSRLAQRLIFGNTNYGDLRKYLCGFFDTRVGNKKETSSYVEISESLGVDKPSEILFVTDVYQEAIAAKAAGLEVIISVRPGNGPLPENHGFKTIQYFSEI
- the LOC131328714 gene encoding early nodulin-like protein 3, translating into MASQRLLYLFFVLFTSLIGWLQAYQFNVGGQEGWVSNPSESYNPWAQRMRFQVNDTLLFKYMKGLDSVLVVTREDYDNCNTKEPIVKMDGGDSVFKLDRSGPFYFISGNKTNCQKGQKLIVVVLAVRIKPVSARAPAPAPSPESFSPAPSPFLVARPPSAGAPAPTPVRSHAPVMTPTTSPPTLMAPTPSALAPPVAVVAPTPGGNTGDMNSPEAARHSSAADFTRSVIFMQSATLVLSVCMGI